One Cryptomeria japonica chromosome 9, Sugi_1.0, whole genome shotgun sequence genomic window carries:
- the LOC131071636 gene encoding probable xyloglucan endotransglucosylase/hydrolase protein 32, which produces MAFHLISPFLCLNMNVLLLLMLKMADHCTPVLAAGGDNDSILQQPTVPLLNYLRVSKFSEGYVNLWGGQHQNVSEDGYSVTLTLDSSSGSGFSSQEAYMYGFFNAAVKLQAGYTAGIITSFYLSNSQVYEGWHDEIDIEFLGTIPEEPYKLQTNVYGNGTGDGNLIGREQQFHLWFDPTQDFHNYSILWTPSQILFLVDGIPIRRFPKAKSLGVIYPSKPMSVYATIWDASSWATDGGKYKANYSYEPFLSSYTNFQMIGCHDKDKYCSQMLLDRCLVSPHLKKKQIVDLKYVRKNYMTYDYCQDLQRYPKGSMPECPP; this is translated from the exons TCATTTCACCCTTCCTCTGCCTTAACATGAATGTGCTGCTACTTTTAATGCTAAAAATGGCAGATCATTGTACACCAGTTTTGGCAGCTGGTGGTGACAATGATAGCATTCTTCAACAGCCAACAGTGCCCCTACTCAATTATTTGAGAGTTTCCAAGTTTTCTGAAGGGTATGTCAATCTGTGGGGAGGGCAACACCAAAATGTTTCAGAAGATGGTTACTCTGTTACACTCACATTAGATAGCTCATCTG GTAGTGGGTTCAGCTCACAAGAGGCTTACATGTATGGCTTCTTCAACGCTGCTGTTAAACTCCAGGCGGGATATACTGCAGGGATCATCACTTCTTTCTAT CTTTCGAACAGCCAAGTTTATGAAGGATGGCACGATGAAATAGACATAGAGTTCTTGGGAACAATACCTGAAGAGCCATACAAACTGCAGACAAATGTTTATGGCAACGGTACAGGAGATGGAAATCTGATCGGCAGAGAGCAACAATTTCATCTCTGGTTCGACCCAACTCAGGATTTCCACAACTACAGCATTCTCTGGACGCCTTCTCAAATCCT ATTTTTGGTGGACGGTATCCCCATAAGGAGGTTTCCAAAAGCAAAGAGCCTTGGAGTGATATACCCATCGAAGCCAATGTCTGTGTATGCGACAATTTGGGATGCATCTTCGTGGGCCACAGATGGAGGGAAATACAAGGCCAATTATAGCTATGAGCCCTTCCTTTCCAGTTACACCAACTTTCAAATGATTGGATGTCATGACAAGGATAAGTACTGTTCCCAAATGCTCTTAGATCGCTGCTTGGTTTCTCCGCATCTGAAAAAAAAGCAAATCGTTGATCTAAAATATGTTAGGAAGAATTATATGACATACGACTACTGCCAAGATTTGCAGCGATATCCCAAAGGCTCCATGCCTGAATGCCCACCATAG